From Halapricum desulfuricans, a single genomic window includes:
- a CDS encoding SWIM zinc finger family protein: MTEPLPGHTTRKTALAPDPRTMDERAARAWTERMAVRPLGRGRYAVDSHSGATYVVDLPESRCTCPDHRIRGERCKHIRRVAIEVTSHRVPPPGKRRARCAQCGVETFVEEDSEGPWLCGTCRFEPGDVVLDRETGDRLIVAGVTTSRADEYVIDATDSTVAAHETNAGYPDGDLVVEVSYLGDGDEPRTYAFPHSRLAATDQRLLDI, encoded by the coding sequence ATGACCGAACCACTCCCGGGTCACACGACCCGAAAGACTGCGCTCGCGCCCGACCCCCGGACGATGGACGAGCGGGCGGCCCGTGCCTGGACCGAGCGGATGGCCGTTCGTCCACTGGGCAGGGGTCGCTACGCCGTCGACAGCCACAGCGGCGCGACATACGTCGTCGACCTTCCCGAGAGTCGCTGTACCTGTCCCGATCACCGGATCCGCGGCGAGCGCTGCAAGCACATCCGTCGCGTCGCCATCGAAGTGACCAGCCACCGCGTCCCGCCGCCGGGCAAGCGACGCGCTCGATGCGCCCAGTGTGGCGTCGAAACGTTCGTCGAGGAGGACAGCGAGGGGCCGTGGCTCTGTGGGACCTGCCGGTTCGAGCCCGGTGACGTCGTCCTCGACCGCGAGACCGGCGACCGGCTGATCGTCGCCGGTGTCACGACCAGTCGGGCCGACGAATACGTGATCGACGCGACCGACAGCACCGTCGCCGCCCACGAGACGAACGCGGGCTATCCCGACGGCGATCTGGTTGTCGAAGTGAGCTACCTCGGCGACGGCGACGAGCCCCGGACCTACGCGTTCCCGCACTCGCGGCTCGCAGCGACCGATCAGCGACTGCTGGATATCTGA
- the hjc gene encoding Holliday junction resolvase Hjc, giving the protein MVVSNEKGDRRERELVNALDSAGFAVMRAPASGSATERELPDVLAGDGSTFYAIEAKSSSGDPIYLSGEEIEALVYFSRNFGAKPRVGVRFDREDWYFFHPGDLYTTDGGNYRVKKETALAEGTDFEEFVGHSQKVTLDDLGEDDGPDQNTLDVLAAFDRGDLDIDEAAAMLE; this is encoded by the coding sequence ATGGTAGTCTCCAACGAGAAGGGTGACCGCCGCGAGCGCGAGCTCGTCAACGCCCTCGATTCGGCCGGCTTCGCGGTGATGCGTGCGCCGGCAAGCGGGAGCGCGACCGAGCGAGAACTCCCGGACGTGCTGGCGGGCGACGGCTCGACCTTCTACGCCATCGAGGCCAAATCCAGCAGCGGCGATCCGATCTATCTCTCCGGCGAGGAGATCGAGGCGCTGGTCTACTTCTCGCGCAACTTCGGCGCGAAACCGCGGGTCGGTGTCCGCTTCGACCGCGAGGACTGGTATTTCTTCCACCCGGGCGACCTCTACACGACCGACGGCGGCAACTACCGGGTCAAAAAGGAGACCGCGCTCGCGGAGGGGACGGACTTCGAGGAGTTCGTCGGCCACTCACAGAAAGTCACGCTGGACGACCTCGGCGAGGACGACGGCCCGGACCAGAACACCCTCGACGTGCTCGCGGCCTTCGACCGCGGCGACCTGGATATCGACGAGGCCGCGGCGATGTTAGAGTAA
- a CDS encoding RNA-binding domain-containing protein produces the protein MSEVYSVDVQITAPVYDTEVPDRVADAITNVFPGAELDHKHGEIVGETHDLSHFSELLHRREILDTARGAFFENRQGETFSFDLKKQAAFQEVANFAVGDPDELGEIHVRVRVIEPDVETVIDHIAPPTQDGRPVETDDR, from the coding sequence ATGAGCGAGGTCTACAGCGTGGACGTCCAGATCACCGCGCCGGTCTACGACACCGAAGTCCCCGACCGGGTAGCCGACGCGATCACGAACGTCTTCCCGGGAGCGGAACTCGACCACAAGCACGGCGAGATCGTCGGCGAGACCCACGATCTGAGCCACTTCTCGGAGTTGCTGCACCGCCGGGAGATCCTTGATACCGCCCGGGGTGCGTTCTTCGAGAACCGCCAGGGTGAGACGTTCAGCTTCGACCTCAAGAAGCAGGCGGCGTTCCAGGAAGTAGCCAACTTCGCCGTCGGCGATCCGGACGAGCTCGGCGAGATCCACGTTCGGGTGCGCGTGATCGAACCGGACGTCGAGACGGTTATCGATCACATCGCACCGCCGACGCAGGACGGTCGGCCCGTCGAGACCGACGACCGATGA
- a CDS encoding ORC1-type DNA replication protein: MSDDPEEGMLSWDESVFRDEHVFEIDYVPETFRHRDSQMESLKYALRPAVRGSRPLNVIARGPPGTGKTTAVQKLFSELRAQTDVNVARVNCQVDSTRYSVFSRLFEHVFEYEPPASGISFKKLFGQITDKLVEEDEVLAVALDDINYLFYENEASETLYSLLRAHEAHSGAKVGVIVISSDLDLDVIEALDSRVQSVFRPEEVYFNKYGEREIVDILQERVERGFHEDAIGPAVLDRVAELTAEQGGDLRVGIDLLRRAGMHAEMRASRTVEREDVEEAYDKSKYVHLSRHLRGLSDSEQALVEVLAEADGGRAGDVFEAFHDRSDLGYTRYSEIINKLDQLDIIDAEYTSVDGRGRSRELTLNYDAGAVLERL; this comes from the coding sequence ATGAGCGACGACCCCGAAGAGGGGATGCTGTCCTGGGACGAGTCGGTGTTTCGCGACGAACACGTCTTCGAAATCGACTACGTCCCCGAAACCTTCCGCCATCGCGACAGCCAGATGGAGAGCCTGAAGTACGCGCTCCGACCTGCCGTCCGGGGGTCGCGGCCGCTGAACGTGATCGCTCGCGGCCCGCCCGGGACCGGCAAGACGACCGCGGTCCAGAAGCTGTTCTCAGAGTTGCGCGCCCAGACGGACGTCAACGTCGCCCGCGTCAACTGCCAGGTCGATTCGACTCGCTACTCGGTGTTCTCGCGGCTATTCGAGCACGTTTTCGAGTACGAACCGCCCGCCAGCGGCATCTCGTTCAAGAAGCTGTTCGGACAGATCACCGACAAACTCGTCGAAGAAGACGAGGTACTGGCGGTGGCGCTGGACGACATCAACTATCTCTTCTACGAGAACGAGGCCAGCGAGACACTGTACTCGCTGCTGCGCGCCCACGAGGCCCATAGCGGCGCGAAAGTCGGTGTCATTGTCATCTCCTCGGACCTGGATCTCGACGTAATCGAGGCACTCGACAGTCGCGTCCAGAGCGTCTTCCGCCCGGAAGAGGTCTACTTCAACAAGTACGGTGAGCGCGAGATCGTCGACATCCTCCAGGAGCGCGTCGAGCGTGGCTTTCACGAGGACGCCATTGGCCCGGCCGTGCTCGATCGGGTCGCTGAACTGACTGCCGAGCAGGGCGGCGACCTGCGCGTCGGCATCGACCTCCTCCGGCGGGCGGGCATGCACGCCGAGATGCGCGCCAGCCGAACCGTCGAACGCGAGGACGTCGAGGAGGCCTACGATAAATCCAAGTACGTCCATCTCTCCCGGCACCTCCGGGGCCTTTCCGATTCCGAGCAGGCGCTGGTCGAGGTCCTCGCCGAGGCGGACGGCGGTCGCGCCGGTGACGTCTTCGAAGCGTTTCACGACCGGTCGGATCTGGGCTACACCCGCTACTCGGAGATCATCAACAAGCTCGACCAGCTGGACATCATCGACGCCGAGTACACCAGTGTCGACGGCCGCGGCCGATCGCGGGAGCTGACGCTGAACTACGACGCCGGCGCTGTCTTAGAGCGGCTGTGA
- a CDS encoding uracil-xanthine permease family protein, which yields MGDSDSSALVEYGIEDRPPLGRSILLGAQHYLTMIGANIAVPLLLASAMGMPTDATAKFIGTFFVVSGLATLAQTTFGNRYPIVQGAPFSMLAPGLAIVTTEVAVVGLPTWNAKLLFLQGAIITAALVEVAIGYFGLVGKLREYLSPVVVAPVVTLIGLSLFSAPQITAATNNWYLLLLTLGLIVLFSQYLDRRSPIFNLFPVLLGIAGAWIVAAVASVTGVIPASDPGFIDFGQVTNVESALYIPYPLQWGMPQFKASFFVGMFAGVLASIIESFADYHAVARISGIGAPSSKRVNHGIGMEGIANVFSGLMGTGGSTSYSENIGAIGLTGVASRFVVQIGAAVMLVVGVIPAFGQLIATIPNPIVGGLYIAMFGQIVAVGLSNLKYVDLDSSRNLFIVGIAIFAGMAIPQYIGGLDGYAALQSGFENVPLFGSILGAEVIARTVYIVGDVEMAVGGFIALVLDNTIPGTREERGLTDWAQIAEDEGAFDSALDRARDRWSRESPPMSGDD from the coding sequence ATGGGAGACAGCGATTCCAGCGCGCTCGTCGAGTACGGGATCGAGGACCGGCCGCCGCTCGGGCGGTCGATCCTGCTTGGAGCACAGCACTACCTGACGATGATCGGGGCGAACATCGCCGTTCCGCTCTTGCTGGCGAGCGCGATGGGAATGCCGACCGACGCCACCGCGAAGTTCATCGGGACCTTCTTCGTCGTCAGCGGACTCGCGACGCTCGCACAGACGACCTTCGGTAATCGCTATCCGATTGTCCAGGGCGCGCCGTTCTCGATGCTTGCCCCCGGGCTCGCCATCGTCACGACGGAGGTGGCCGTCGTCGGGCTCCCGACCTGGAACGCCAAACTCCTCTTCCTGCAGGGTGCGATTATCACCGCAGCGCTCGTCGAGGTCGCTATCGGATACTTCGGACTGGTCGGCAAACTCAGAGAATACCTCTCGCCGGTCGTGGTCGCGCCGGTCGTGACCCTGATCGGACTGTCGCTTTTCTCCGCGCCGCAGATCACTGCCGCCACGAACAACTGGTATCTGCTGTTGCTCACGCTCGGTCTGATCGTCCTCTTCTCGCAGTATCTTGACCGTCGGTCACCGATCTTCAACCTCTTTCCCGTCTTGCTCGGCATCGCCGGCGCGTGGATCGTCGCGGCGGTCGCCTCCGTCACGGGCGTCATTCCTGCTAGCGATCCCGGATTTATCGACTTCGGCCAGGTCACCAACGTCGAATCGGCTCTCTACATCCCGTATCCGCTCCAGTGGGGGATGCCCCAGTTCAAGGCCTCGTTCTTCGTCGGGATGTTCGCCGGCGTGCTGGCCTCGATCATCGAGTCGTTCGCTGACTATCACGCCGTCGCCCGTATCTCCGGTATCGGCGCGCCATCGAGCAAGCGGGTCAACCACGGTATCGGGATGGAAGGGATCGCGAACGTCTTCTCTGGGCTGATGGGCACCGGCGGCTCGACCTCCTATTCGGAGAACATCGGCGCGATCGGCCTGACCGGCGTTGCCTCCCGGTTCGTCGTCCAGATCGGCGCAGCCGTGATGCTCGTCGTCGGCGTCATCCCGGCGTTCGGACAGCTGATCGCAACTATCCCGAATCCGATCGTTGGCGGGCTCTACATTGCCATGTTCGGCCAGATCGTCGCTGTCGGACTCTCGAATCTGAAATACGTCGACCTGGACTCCTCGCGGAACCTCTTCATCGTCGGGATCGCGATCTTCGCCGGGATGGCGATTCCGCAGTATATCGGTGGCCTGGACGGGTATGCGGCCCTCCAGAGCGGGTTCGAGAACGTCCCGCTGTTCGGATCGATCCTCGGTGCGGAAGTGATCGCCCGGACGGTCTACATCGTCGGTGACGTCGAGATGGCCGTCGGTGGCTTCATCGCGCTCGTGCTCGACAACACGATCCCTGGCACGCGCGAGGAACGCGGTCTGACCGACTGGGCACAGATCGCCGAGGACGAGGGCGCCTTCGACTCCGCGCTCGACCGCGCCCGCGACCGCTGGTCGCGCGAATCGCCGCCGATGTCCGGCGACGACTGA
- a CDS encoding AAA family ATPase, translated as MRVIGTVGLPGSGKSEAAAVARDLDIPVVTMGDVIRQACRDRGLDPATHHGEVAKALREENGPAAIAERSLPIIREALEDGDTVVVDGIRSDVEVERFREAFGEDFELLSIEAPQEVRAERLDLRGRDASVEEGGESLEDRDERELGFGMGEAMAMADYTIANTDSLEAFHDRVRTLLTEGLAAVEGDR; from the coding sequence ATGAGAGTTATCGGAACCGTCGGATTGCCGGGCAGCGGCAAGAGCGAGGCCGCCGCGGTCGCCCGCGATCTCGACATCCCAGTGGTCACGATGGGCGACGTCATCCGCCAGGCGTGTCGCGACCGGGGGCTGGACCCCGCGACCCACCACGGCGAGGTCGCCAAAGCCCTGCGCGAGGAGAACGGGCCGGCCGCCATCGCCGAGCGATCGCTGCCGATCATCCGGGAGGCACTGGAGGACGGCGACACGGTCGTCGTCGACGGCATCCGCTCGGACGTCGAGGTCGAACGCTTCCGCGAGGCCTTCGGCGAGGATTTCGAGTTACTTAGTATTGAGGCACCCCAGGAGGTGCGAGCCGAACGGCTGGACCTGCGGGGGCGGGACGCGAGCGTCGAGGAGGGCGGCGAGAGCCTCGAGGACCGCGACGAGCGCGAACTCGGCTTCGGGATGGGCGAGGCGATGGCGATGGCCGATTACACGATCGCAAACACCGACTCCCTGGAGGCGTTTCACGACCGGGTCCGGACGCTGTTGACCGAGGGGCTGGCCGCGGTGGAGGGAGACCGATGA
- a CDS encoding polyprenyl synthetase family protein encodes MEYLERRRSMVADRLEAVVERVEPDTLGEQLESVVLAGGKRVRPIVTVLVCETLGGDAEDALDFAVGIELVHNASLVIDDIIDESDLRRGSDSAWAAFGHGSAIIASDGLLGEAFELFSSDERAMRTVSEAMVELGEGEASELVAQPTSEEEYMRLARRKTGALFRAAAELGAIAADADPYAVEAVGDYAERVGVAFQMRDDVLDATADAEKLGKPAGQDAAMERPSLVEVTQLTPEEANERARKQSDAALEALSTVDTEAEESLAYLEDLAKFVVVRER; translated from the coding sequence ATGGAGTATCTGGAGCGTCGTCGGTCGATGGTCGCCGATCGCCTGGAGGCGGTCGTCGAGCGAGTCGAGCCGGACACACTCGGCGAGCAACTCGAAAGCGTCGTGCTCGCCGGCGGCAAGCGCGTTCGGCCGATCGTGACTGTGCTGGTCTGTGAGACGCTGGGCGGCGACGCCGAGGACGCCCTTGATTTCGCGGTCGGGATCGAACTCGTGCACAACGCCTCGCTGGTGATTGATGACATCATCGACGAGTCCGATCTCCGGCGCGGATCTGACAGTGCCTGGGCGGCATTTGGACACGGGTCCGCGATCATCGCCAGCGACGGGCTTCTGGGCGAGGCGTTCGAACTCTTCTCCAGCGACGAGCGGGCGATGCGGACCGTCTCCGAGGCGATGGTCGAACTCGGCGAGGGAGAGGCCTCGGAACTGGTCGCCCAGCCCACCTCAGAGGAGGAGTACATGCGGCTGGCCCGGCGCAAGACCGGCGCGCTCTTTCGAGCGGCCGCCGAGTTGGGCGCGATCGCCGCCGACGCCGATCCCTACGCCGTCGAGGCCGTCGGCGACTACGCCGAGCGCGTGGGCGTGGCCTTCCAGATGCGCGACGACGTGCTGGACGCGACCGCCGACGCGGAGAAGCTGGGCAAGCCCGCCGGTCAGGACGCCGCTATGGAGCGACCCTCGCTGGTCGAGGTGACGCAACTGACGCCCGAGGAAGCCAACGAGCGCGCTCGCAAGCAGTCCGACGCCGCCCTCGAGGCGCTCTCGACGGTCGATACCGAGGCCGAAGAGTCACTTGCATATCTCGAGGATCTGGCGAAGTTTGTCGTCGTCCGTGAGCGGTAG
- a CDS encoding helix-turn-helix domain-containing protein codes for MPEGPPITATLAVEPPPEADCVVVSEANNIDIQDHNLTFSRSAGGNSLEDGTCHTNVVEEDEGVFSDRYVQSDIESDCFCLVFHEVDCVPSIERVQGNRIVVSVLLPDRETLRELVQRLRDVGSSVDVYGITQSNAESSESIVMDLTDITDKQREALTVAVEEGYYETPRKADLEVLADRLDISKSAVSQRLKSIESKLIHKLVDHWSMD; via the coding sequence ATGCCCGAGGGACCGCCGATCACAGCGACACTGGCGGTCGAGCCGCCGCCGGAGGCCGACTGTGTCGTCGTAAGCGAAGCCAACAACATCGATATTCAGGACCACAACCTGACGTTCTCGCGGTCGGCCGGTGGAAACAGCCTCGAAGACGGGACCTGTCACACGAACGTCGTCGAAGAGGACGAAGGTGTGTTCTCCGATCGATACGTCCAGTCGGATATCGAGTCGGACTGTTTCTGTCTGGTCTTTCACGAGGTCGACTGCGTGCCGTCGATCGAACGCGTCCAGGGCAACCGAATCGTCGTCTCCGTGCTGTTGCCCGATCGAGAGACGCTCCGGGAGCTCGTCCAGCGGCTGCGCGACGTCGGTTCGAGCGTCGACGTCTACGGGATTACACAGTCGAACGCCGAGAGCAGCGAGTCGATCGTCATGGATCTCACGGACATCACCGACAAACAGCGGGAGGCGCTGACAGTCGCCGTCGAAGAAGGCTACTACGAGACGCCCCGCAAGGCGGATCTGGAAGTCCTGGCCGATCGACTCGACATCTCGAAGTCAGCGGTCTCTCAGCGGCTCAAATCGATCGAATCGAAGCTCATTCACAAGCTCGTCGACCACTGGTCGATGGACTGA
- a CDS encoding HAD family hydrolase — MTTAIFFDCDGTLVRFERSYADLLRGVFEAELGDASDSLLGVYDEAFTAAFEALEPEPVRRGMEAVLKEATEDGDPNAMVASLQAAEHEHTTVPEGTDESLDALRESNRLGVLTNGVGDWQREKLAAHDLLPYFETVVSSYDAGAHKPDPAPFEHARRRIEAEEYVMVGDSDSDIEGARNAGFVPVRVQEEDGAPDFWATLQALV, encoded by the coding sequence ATGACGACCGCGATCTTCTTCGACTGTGACGGCACACTCGTGCGTTTCGAGCGCTCGTATGCCGACCTCTTGCGTGGCGTGTTCGAGGCGGAACTCGGGGATGCGTCCGATTCGCTGCTGGGAGTCTACGACGAGGCGTTCACCGCGGCCTTCGAGGCACTCGAACCGGAGCCTGTCCGCCGTGGGATGGAAGCCGTTCTCAAAGAGGCGACTGAAGACGGCGACCCAAACGCGATGGTCGCGTCGTTACAGGCGGCCGAACACGAGCACACGACGGTCCCGGAGGGGACCGACGAGAGTCTCGACGCCCTACGTGAGTCGAATCGATTGGGCGTGCTCACCAACGGTGTCGGCGACTGGCAACGCGAGAAGCTCGCGGCCCACGATCTGCTCCCGTATTTCGAGACGGTCGTCTCGTCGTACGACGCCGGGGCGCACAAGCCCGATCCGGCACCGTTCGAGCACGCCCGGCGGCGGATCGAGGCCGAGGAGTACGTGATGGTCGGGGACAGTGATTCGGACATCGAAGGGGCGCGCAACGCCGGGTTTGTCCCCGTCCGCGTCCAAGAGGAGGACGGCGCACCGGACTTCTGGGCGACGCTGCAAGCGTTAGTCTAG
- a CDS encoding Sjogren's syndrome/scleroderma autoantigen 1 family protein, giving the protein MSDFDEEAERERLREQYERDEQKREATERMSELLLKGATMTNAHCETCGDPIFRYEGQLFCPTCEEAVAEDGTKLHDGDAETDTDGTDESAAEDAEDERDPADETDRDDTDGQPSEGRERESTSERERSQRTDLPERRERPEVPDRDRSPGEELRRPDPPARREEFEREEEFEREAVGGDDLEQADASLRRSLLRFARAAEQTEDPRRAREHLEAASEAADALVSVSELR; this is encoded by the coding sequence ATGAGCGATTTCGACGAGGAAGCCGAACGAGAACGGCTCCGCGAACAGTACGAGCGCGACGAGCAAAAGCGGGAGGCGACCGAGCGGATGAGCGAACTCCTCCTGAAGGGGGCGACGATGACGAACGCCCACTGCGAGACGTGTGGCGACCCGATCTTCCGATACGAGGGACAGTTGTTTTGCCCGACCTGTGAGGAGGCCGTCGCGGAAGACGGGACGAAACTACACGATGGTGACGCCGAGACGGATACCGACGGGACCGACGAGTCGGCGGCCGAAGACGCGGAGGACGAACGCGACCCGGCAGACGAAACGGACCGGGACGATACGGACGGACAGCCGAGCGAAGGACGGGAACGGGAGAGTACGTCCGAACGCGAACGGTCGCAGCGGACGGATCTGCCGGAGCGCCGCGAGCGGCCGGAGGTCCCCGATCGCGATCGGAGCCCCGGAGAGGAGTTGCGCCGCCCGGACCCGCCGGCCCGCCGTGAGGAATTCGAACGCGAGGAGGAGTTCGAACGCGAAGCGGTCGGCGGCGACGACCTGGAACAGGCCGACGCGTCGCTCCGGCGAAGCCTGCTGCGGTTCGCCCGGGCGGCCGAACAGACCGAGGACCCGCGACGCGCTCGCGAGCACCTCGAAGCCGCGAGCGAGGCCGCCGACGCGCTCGTCTCGGTCTCGGAACTGCGGTGA
- a CDS encoding DUF7472 family protein, with translation MERSDAVEIGVAIGSVAIFVAALAVVGTLYGASGSTFDGTMTGDAVLDEGGVTGTIDGDLSGDVNATSGGQFSGTFEGTFNGTNGESVNGTLSVTVTGTLAGSGGDTLSEAENATLTGTFSGTLDDENVSGQIKDSTVTGTVQENDHLSGDGALALVGALLLFILVLTAVGFFLARQDS, from the coding sequence ATGGAGCGTTCAGACGCTGTCGAGATTGGCGTTGCTATCGGATCTGTCGCGATATTCGTTGCCGCACTCGCCGTGGTGGGAACGCTCTACGGTGCCAGCGGCAGCACGTTCGACGGAACCATGACCGGTGATGCCGTCCTCGACGAGGGCGGAGTCACTGGCACGATCGACGGCGATCTGTCCGGTGACGTCAACGCGACTTCCGGTGGCCAGTTTAGCGGCACGTTCGAGGGGACGTTCAACGGCACGAACGGGGAGTCGGTCAACGGCACGCTCTCGGTGACGGTCACCGGGACGCTCGCCGGATCGGGCGGCGATACTCTCTCGGAGGCCGAGAACGCGACGCTCACCGGGACGTTCTCCGGGACACTCGACGACGAAAACGTTTCCGGGCAGATCAAGGACAGCACCGTGACCGGCACTGTCCAGGAGAACGATCACCTCTCCGGGGACGGCGCGCTTGCACTCGTCGGCGCACTACTGCTCTTTATTCTGGTCCTTACCGCCGTCGGGTTCTTCCTCGCGCGTCAGGATTCCTGA
- the priL gene encoding DNA primase regulatory subunit PriL gives MKPLHARYPFMREAREAVEAAEIDLATVVQRGGPAVERGLERVEAALEDGTVGEPHRQSRVELLSYPIARVLVSIVDEAVLTRSYARAEAASAHDRFTDELASTTQLQSTSGDSLTRRDLLAEFDLLEAVRPDGGSLAEADRYWVDVGAYLDLAAGQWGEEWRLVNRPLTDGEVPLEGDELLVLCRRAVQQRVESGLPLSVPDAIADPLDAEVAQLRETLAELDLTRDIDTVVPDLFPPCMRALLDQIQSGEHLEHHSRFAITSFLTSIGMSTDEIVELYEINPGFGEEMTRYQTDHIRGETSPTEYSTPSCATMQSYGDCVNMDDRCERISHPMAYYEDALDEADEDDVTDWRERQES, from the coding sequence ATGAAGCCGCTGCACGCGCGGTATCCGTTCATGCGGGAAGCCAGAGAGGCCGTTGAGGCGGCCGAGATCGACCTGGCGACCGTGGTCCAGCGCGGAGGGCCGGCCGTCGAGCGCGGACTCGAACGCGTCGAGGCGGCTCTCGAGGACGGCACCGTCGGCGAGCCCCACAGACAGTCACGCGTGGAGTTGCTGTCGTACCCGATCGCTCGCGTGCTCGTGTCGATCGTCGACGAGGCGGTCCTGACCCGGTCGTACGCCCGCGCGGAGGCGGCCAGTGCGCACGATCGGTTCACCGACGAGTTGGCCTCAACCACGCAGTTGCAAAGTACCAGCGGGGATTCGCTGACGCGACGGGATTTGCTCGCGGAGTTCGACCTGCTCGAAGCCGTCAGACCCGATGGTGGCTCACTGGCGGAGGCCGACCGCTACTGGGTCGACGTCGGGGCGTATCTGGATCTTGCGGCCGGGCAGTGGGGCGAGGAGTGGCGGCTGGTCAACCGCCCGCTGACCGACGGCGAGGTCCCGCTGGAGGGGGACGAGCTGCTCGTACTGTGTCGTCGGGCCGTCCAGCAACGCGTCGAATCGGGCCTGCCGCTGTCAGTGCCGGACGCTATTGCCGACCCGCTCGATGCGGAGGTCGCCCAGTTGCGGGAGACGCTCGCGGAGTTAGATCTGACCCGCGACATCGATACGGTCGTGCCGGATCTGTTCCCGCCGTGTATGCGCGCGTTGCTGGATCAGATCCAGAGCGGCGAGCACCTCGAACACCACTCGCGGTTCGCGATCACCTCGTTTCTGACCTCGATCGGAATGAGTACCGACGAGATCGTCGAGCTGTACGAGATCAATCCCGGATTCGGCGAGGAGATGACGCGCTATCAGACCGACCACATCCGCGGGGAAACCAGCCCGACAGAGTACTCGACGCCGTCGTGTGCGACGATGCAGTCCTACGGGGACTGTGTCAACATGGACGATCGCTGCGAGCGGATCTCACATCCGATGGCCTACTACGAGGACGCGCTCGACGAGGCCGACGAGGACGACGTGACCGACTGGCGCGAGCGTCAGGAATCCTGA
- a CDS encoding DUF7139 domain-containing protein: MTSLGEAYDQQEWGDRDRERVIAGIGAFLSGVAAIVAAIALVATPLGDALGLTGQYEARKAAGVLAGLGVPAILLSVVGVLPSSRRQGIGVVAGAAISLVGVGLFVYAYPWMWPPAEPAYAFETTMIYFVGVCLALWSVFSTAASYRVRNNPQGTVRMEVTREGETKTVRVSREQYQQYRQTIRGDGGEQSDVIREIESEFGE, encoded by the coding sequence ATGACCAGTCTCGGGGAGGCATACGACCAGCAGGAGTGGGGCGACCGAGACCGGGAGCGGGTGATCGCCGGAATCGGTGCGTTCCTGTCGGGCGTGGCGGCGATCGTCGCCGCGATCGCGCTGGTCGCGACGCCACTCGGGGACGCGCTCGGCCTGACCGGGCAATACGAAGCGCGGAAGGCCGCCGGCGTGCTGGCGGGACTTGGCGTGCCGGCGATACTGCTCAGCGTCGTCGGCGTCCTGCCGTCGAGTCGTCGCCAGGGGATCGGCGTCGTCGCCGGGGCAGCGATCTCGCTCGTCGGTGTGGGACTGTTCGTCTACGCCTACCCGTGGATGTGGCCGCCCGCCGAGCCAGCCTACGCCTTCGAGACGACCATGATCTACTTCGTCGGGGTGTGTCTGGCGCTGTGGTCGGTGTTCTCCACGGCCGCCAGCTACCGGGTCCGGAACAACCCACAGGGGACGGTGCGGATGGAAGTCACCCGGGAGGGCGAGACCAAGACCGTTCGCGTGTCCCGCGAGCAGTACCAGCAGTACCGGCAGACGATCCGCGGCGACGGCGGCGAGCAGTCGGACGTGATTCGGGAGATCGAATCCGAGTTTGGGGAGTAG
- a CDS encoding helix-turn-helix domain-containing protein — protein sequence MTDSDYPLFVTLKVEDRSVLQHVVRQYSQLESNVKMISIVDPSREDVNCLSIDVSDVTEKQWEALEVAHELGHYSTQRGGNLSDIANDLGISKSAASQRLRAAEGKIMSAILGATRIQETEPI from the coding sequence ATGACTGACTCGGATTACCCGCTGTTCGTGACGCTGAAGGTCGAAGACCGGTCGGTCCTCCAGCACGTCGTCCGCCAGTACTCACAACTGGAGTCGAACGTGAAGATGATCTCGATCGTCGACCCGTCACGGGAGGACGTCAACTGCCTGTCGATCGATGTCAGCGACGTGACCGAAAAACAGTGGGAAGCGCTGGAGGTCGCCCACGAGTTGGGCCATTACTCGACACAGCGCGGGGGGAACCTCTCGGACATCGCGAACGATCTCGGCATCTCGAAATCAGCGGCTTCACAGCGGCTACGGGCAGCCGAGGGGAAGATCATGTCCGCGATCCTCGGTGCGACGCGGATCCAGGAGACCGAACCGATCTGA